The genomic region aatgtcTTGTTCGTTTTTTTATAACACCGAAACAAAAAGCACATTTTGACCCTGGTAGTAGTAAATGCTGGAGGATGTGTGGCGTCTGGGAGGCTGGTCACTGGCATGTGTTTTGGGATTGCCCAAAGATTAAACCATTTTGGGCAGAATTTCACAAGATCTTAAATACTATTATCAACAGTAGGGTACCTTTAGAATTTTCCTCTCTTTTTTGGGGGAACTGTGAGTTTTTGACCAGAACTGCTGATAAGTATTTATATGCCAATCTTAATTCTGCCTGCAAAAAAGCATTTACAAGACGCTGGCTGCTTCCCGACCCTCCCACGGTCTCAGAATGGATAGATATTGTAAATGACATATATGTAATGGAAGCAATTACCTTTTCCATTCAGTTAAAGAAAAGTACATTTGTTAGCCGGTGGTCTAAATGGGTCAAATATGTAAAGCCTTTAAGATTGGACTTTGTTGAGGTGCTGAATTAATGATCCTGTGCtttatactatattttatttatctttttatgtcCCAAACATTGTAGTAGCctaatttgtacattttgtaatgCACAAGTTcccctttccttttttttttctttcttctccatCTCCCTAGTTGTTGTATGTGTTCtgttacaaaacaacaacagcaaattgACAGCTATTGTTACTACTTGTGTACTGTAACTCAATTTTCCTGTTtgaaaataaagaatatatatataaaaaaaaacttgatcttGAATGAATGATTAATGGTGTTATTTTAATGATTATCTGGTTCTTTTATTAACCTGCTGTTGTGTGCGATCTGCATGGATCACATCCACGTTTATTCCCTCATACACCAGCTCATGGAACAGCTCTCGGGCACGGTCGATGGACTGAACAAACACCAACACGGGTGGCAGAAATCCCTGAAAGGAAATTACAATTTCAGTGCTAAAAACGAACTTCTCCTTATGAGGCATCTAAATGACGAAATTCTGGATTTTTCTATTTTGCCATTGAGAAATGATATTCGGTCATCAGAATGACTGTGAGGACTTCACTGACCTGCTTTATAAGGTTTCTCATAGCAAGTAGCTTTCCATTTTCTGAACCCACAAACAGAAGCTGCTGCTCCACAGTCTCAGCTGCAGAGTTCCTGTGGAAGGAGACAGTCaggtaaattcattttaatttcaattcaaaaatatcttattcatttaaaaagtaattcgAATGTAAGCACAATTTTTAAAACTTAATTAGTTTTAAAACTTAATCCTATTGCTGTTTTTACAAGCAATAATTTTATGCTACAAATTAAGAAGATTATCTTCAGCTCGTTCACATGAAAGGAGTGTTTCGATACCTGGGTCCAATGTTGACACAGACGAGGTTGTCTAGGTTCAGTTTACACCATTGCTCTACATCTGTGGCAAAGGTTGCGCTGAAGAGAACCCGGTGGATTTTAGGAGAAATACAGGCCAAAAAGATAGTGGCAAGCTGCTCTCTGAAACCTGTCTTTCCAACCTCAAAGAGCTTATCAGATTCATCCACCACCAGCCACTCCACACTACAGACATGAAGACATATTTACATTGGAGACAGAAGCTTCTGATTACCCGTGTATGATGGTGAACAATCTTAAAGCTCTTTGATAATAAATCTACACACAATTAATGTGAGAAATTTTCTGATTTGAGATTTAACAATTAACTCACCTGCTCAAGTTGATAGCAGGAGGCTCTTGATTTAGTAAAAATATCAATCTGTTAGGAGTCGTCACCAATATATCTGGAAAACAAAAGTGTTAAGACTCTAATCCAGTGATCCtcaacttttttcctttttttaattccaCAATTCTTGCAAACACACATTagcaacaaaataaaactaaacatttaaggATCTCAAAGCAACATCCTAACTTATTTTCAGTTCACTTTTgcattaactgtatttttaataaaaaatacagcaaaaactaatACTGAGAGACctttataaaatttaaaacaactgttttctattttaatatattttaaaatgtattcctgtgatggcaataaTGATTATATgctgttttcaggattctttgatgaacgtGGTGTTCAAAAGAAAACAATTTATTTGTCTATTTACtgacatttttgatcaatttaatgcatccttactgaataaaatgtatcatttataaaaaaaaatatctttattaaacgtgtgtgtgtttgtgtgtatacacacacatatatacacacacaaacacacacataagatGTGTTAATATACATAACATACACACCAAACTTCTTTGCCGTCTTTGGCCCATATTTTTTCACAGCTTCAACTCCTTTATTGATCATTTGAACTCTGAAGCCCACCCCTTCTGACAGCTTGAGCAACTCTCTGTGAGTCTAGAGAAAAAACAAATATGCAAGTCTTTACTGCATTCTGTATGTCAGTCAATATGTTTAAACCGTCAGAAATATATTGATTATTTGTATGGTCTACAGTAATAATTAGGCTGAGGTGGGCTGAAGGTTTACCTGAGTGGCGAGCTCTCTGGTGGGGGAGATGATGAGGGCTCTGAAACCCTTGTTGAGGGGTTGGCGAAGGTGGGCCAGCAGGGGCAGACAGAAGGCCATAGTTTTACCGGAGCCTGTCGGAGCCGATGCCAGGATCTCCCTTTTCTAAAACAAGCAGATCCATGGATATAAATCACTTTAGAGAggatcaggaaaacaaacacatcTGATGCAACAGAAACATGTCATACATGCATCATGAGAGGAATGGCCTGCATCTGTATGGGTGTGGGGGTCTGGAAACCCGCCTCCTTGATGTTTTGAATGATTCGTGGGTCCAGATCATACTCCTTCTGCAGCTCCTCAAAAGTGGAAACGGGATCAGGAATGTCTGTCCCGTGCACGTTAATCCGGTTTTGGTGCCGTATCCGATTCACCTAAAACACATGATCAATATTTTATAAGGAAACCCATTTGTTTGTTTTCCCAAAGTTGAAAATAGATCCATATAGacacataaatgcatataaaaaactGTAACATTGGCATAATGCAAATTATTCAAACCCCATATCAGTTATTGACTAATTTATCAGTATTTGTATACAACGGGACatgtaataatttacatttcCTCTAGTTTACCTTTTTGTTAATATTAGACTAAATTTAAGCTAAtttataaaaacacttaaaattcaATAACCCTGTTGTAATCTGAAGCTAATAGCGAATCTCAAAATGTATATCCATTtgtcatactgtacattaatgcACTAAATCCAAACACAGCATTTAATAAcagattttagctttatttttttttttattttttttttgtgttttattaaaaaagaaaaaaatacagaattttaacGACAGTCATaacatgtaaattattattagaatCAGCCAGAACTGTTATCATCCGTAGATCGTTTTGtgtgattaaccaatcaaaaTGAAAAGTGGTGTAAAAAGCCATAACTCTTTGTACCTTCTCCTGATGAAGCTGCTTCAGTCTTTTCAAGGAGGGCTTGTCTTTAGACTCCTTCTTGGGGTCTTTCACCTTGTCTTGCGATGACATCCACTGGATCCCTTCTCCCTCGCTCTTCTCAGGCTCTGCATCTGTTTCACAACAGTAAGACGAAAGAACGGTTGGAAGACCTTAAACACTGAATTGCTAGCAATCAGAAGTGACTGAGAGATGACGACTTACCATCAGATTTTTTCTTAGCtcctttctttttcttcagtGCTGTCTTCACCGGCTCATCCACTTTAGTCCGTCTCCGTTTCCCAGAGGCCTGCTCTGCATCACTCCCTTCTTTCTCTTCTTCACCATCATCTTCACTTAGTCTGGACTCCTGAGATGTGTTCTCTTGAGTCTCtttgccaaaaaaactaaatccaGCCACCTGATTTGAGCTGTCCTTGCTCTGCGACTTCACTACCTGAGAGGAGTTACACAATTACTCATAATGACCAAATAAGCATGTGTTTATTTGTAGCATCAGTAGCAACCATAATTCTGTTTCTATAAGCTTTGCAACAAAGTAACCAAACTAAAGATGTTTAAAACTAGGTAAATATCGATTATTAGCCCATAAAATGATTTGTTAATGCACTTTTTTAGCGGTATTTGGGTTTACTCGGATTAGCATTAGCATTTGCCGGGACTTTCAATGGGAAATGGAAACACATGTTAGCCATGTGGCAGCATCTTAGGTTAGTAATTCACGTATTCCTTTCGTTTTCGTAGCAACAGCCTAACATACGTTAACTTTCTTATGAACTTTGCATTAAAACCTACCTTAAACCGTTCTGCATCTTTAGCAAACCTTTTCAGATCAAACTTTGCTCCAGACCCAAGCTTTCTAAACAAGTCAAAGGCGTCCATTTGAAACAAAATAAGATGTGAAGACGTGACTAATCGATCTCGCGATTATCAGCAGCACGCTCTCGGCGTTCGATTATTACAcctttattttcacttttgtCATTCACCAgagagcgtttttttttttttgtaaaacgtaAGTTAGTATACATGATAGTAAAGGATAAAATTAACTTTGTATAAATGTCGACATTTTTTTATAGAACATATTGGACGTAATATTTGTAacatcttgcaaaaaaaataattttgttattttattcttCCTAAATATTGgtttctaaatattatttaatatggcTGAGTTATATTTCATGTCTAAATTCTACTATATTTAGGATAAAATAAGATAACATAACATAAGTTGCCAGGcaacaaaacaaatacacaaaagatGTGTTGCAATTAGTGATGTATTTTTGACTATATATGtcctctattatagatcagtggttgcaTTAAgaagatttacatttatttatttatttatttatttatttatttatttatttatttattttgtatcatCATCAGGATCTACAAATCATTTATTGATAGAAGCGAGTGAAGCAATAAGAGCAAGAGAGATTAAACACAACATTCCAGAGCAATAAATCATTAACTATAATAAAACTCCTATGACATCCCtcaccaaaaagtagtatacttcaagtttattttattaagtatactttatgtagcaagtatacaaatatcagtgttctagtagtatacttgtaagtgtactgtctgtttcaatactccttgggactaaactGGCCCACTTACTTTTTTCTATataaagtatactttaagtataacagtagccaACTTTGAGTACactactagtttacctctatgtttgtagtttgtactgcaattatactaaaagggaacttatagtttactaattaaatactttgtacactttgaagtatagtctcagtaaactattagtttagtagttttatactgcaagtatactcatgagttttctttaagtgttcctgtggctcaagtggtagagcattgtgttagcagagaaaggttgtgggttcaattcccagggaacacattagGTAAAAAAAGTTAGCTTGAATGccatgtaagtcgctttggatataagcgtctgctaaatgaatttaaatttaagagAACTTTACATCACACTTTAAGTATACTaatatgtccctatttaggttttaaatttgtatatattttgttgatatgaatatctgaacatacaaaatatcaaaagaaagaaaacggTATCTGCTtggaaacaaaaacattttattctagcttcatgcattcgtttttaaacactttaatgtgggtaagtttaataaaaataaagaaatggcattttgaacaaaaagctgaaaaagac from Carassius carassius chromosome 47, fCarCar2.1, whole genome shotgun sequence harbors:
- the ddx52 gene encoding probable ATP-dependent RNA helicase DDX52 isoform X2; translation: MVSQPEKSEGEGIQWMSSQDKVKDPKKESKDKPSLKRLKQLHQEKVNRIRHQNRINVHGTDIPDPVSTFEELQKEYDLDPRIIQNIKEAGFQTPTPIQMQAIPLMMHKREILASAPTGSGKTMAFCLPLLAHLRQPLNKGFRALIISPTRELATQTHRELLKLSEGVGFRVQMINKGVEAVKKYGPKTAKKFDILVTTPNRLIFLLNQEPPAINLSSVEWLVVDESDKLFEVGKTGFREQLATIFLACISPKIHRVLFSATFATDVEQWCKLNLDNLVCVNIGPRNSAAETVEQQLLFVGSENGKLLAMRNLIKQGFLPPVLVFVQSIDRARELFHELVYEGINVDVIHADRTQQQRDNVVSSFRSGKIWVLICTALLARGIDFKGINLVINYDFPTTAVEYIHRIGRTGRAGHKGKAITFFTEDDKPLLRSIATVIKKAGCPVPDYMIGLKKIKSKLKRQLVTKPPRRSTIRTTPRILFEKKPGKRIRKKRKAAAKEAKSEASEDISNS
- the ddx52 gene encoding probable ATP-dependent RNA helicase DDX52 isoform X1, which encodes MDAFDLFRKLGSGAKFDLKRFAKDAERFKVVKSQSKDSSNQVAGFSFFGKETQENTSQESRLSEDDGEEEKEGSDAEQASGKRRRTKVDEPVKTALKKKKGAKKKSDDAEPEKSEGEGIQWMSSQDKVKDPKKESKDKPSLKRLKQLHQEKVNRIRHQNRINVHGTDIPDPVSTFEELQKEYDLDPRIIQNIKEAGFQTPTPIQMQAIPLMMHKREILASAPTGSGKTMAFCLPLLAHLRQPLNKGFRALIISPTRELATQTHRELLKLSEGVGFRVQMINKGVEAVKKYGPKTAKKFDILVTTPNRLIFLLNQEPPAINLSSVEWLVVDESDKLFEVGKTGFREQLATIFLACISPKIHRVLFSATFATDVEQWCKLNLDNLVCVNIGPRNSAAETVEQQLLFVGSENGKLLAMRNLIKQGFLPPVLVFVQSIDRARELFHELVYEGINVDVIHADRTQQQRDNVVSSFRSGKIWVLICTALLARGIDFKGINLVINYDFPTTAVEYIHRIGRTGRAGHKGKAITFFTEDDKPLLRSIATVIKKAGCPVPDYMIGLKKIKSKLKRQLVTKPPRRSTIRTTPRILFEKKPGKRIRKKRKAAAKEAKSEASEDISNS